A window from Garra rufa chromosome 14, GarRuf1.0, whole genome shotgun sequence encodes these proteins:
- the cbln20 gene encoding cerebellin 20 — MRGRCKIQDLWSSVVYQVMREPKEGEAVYTIATMTDLGKVKHVHRSLLKAQICQDPTPVVESMQPLEEKQDEEEFFVLVPETLQDRETCRVTEGPEVEVDLQPVVLPSNLLEVGESMGCLNVHNYLLHVLALVFISLLGCALGQDRVFSWTGNDSQVDPTENACLTNVASCGCCLMQKQMWKLEMFFNMTLSELQRNLGRAHSVLNNIRASRSAFSVALTDTPLCVGPKREESVVKYSSIFVNLGDGYSNDTGAFVAPRSGVYSLALTVYSDAGSSGATLAACARLRLNGRTIASPSENNNQDQEDSTSALLVVQLRAGDKVDVALPAGCSLCDNSNHYNTFTGFLLYATD; from the exons ATGAGGGGTAGATGTAAAATCCAGGACCTGTGGAGCTCAGTGGTGTACCAGGTCATGAGGGAGCCTAAGGAGGGTGAGGCAGTATACACCATTGCTACCATGACAGACTTGGGTAAAGTAAAGCATGTTCACCGATCCCTGCTGAAGGCCCAGATCTGTCAGGATCCTACTCCGGTAGTTGAATCTATGCAGCCTCTGGAAGAGAAGCAGGATGAGGAGGAATTCTTTGTCTTAGTGCCAGAGACACTGCAAGATAGAG AAACCTGCAGGGTAACAGAAGGACCTGAGGTTGAGGTGGATTTGCAGCCAGTTGTATTGCCTTCTAACTTATTAGAGGTAGGTGAGAGTATG GGTTGCCTGAATGTACATAACTATCTTTTACATGTTTTAGCCCTTGTATTCATAAGCCTCTTGGGATGTGCACTTGGACAAGACAGGGTTTTTTCTTGGACTGGAAATGACAGCCAAGTTGACCCCACTGAGAACG CATGTCTGACTAATGTGGCGTCATGTGGATGCTGCCTGATGCAAAAGCAGATGTGGAAGCTTGAGATGTTCTTCAACATGACATTAAGTGAGCTACAGAGGAACCTGGGCAGAGCTCATTCAGTGCTAAACAATATTCGTG CAAGTCGCAGTGCCTTCTCTGTGGCTCTTACTGACACGCCGCTCTGTGTCGGCCCAAAGCGTGAAGAATCTGTTGTGAAGTATAGCAGCATATTTGTTAACTTGGGAGACGGCTACAGCAACGACACCGGTGCCTTTGTAGCACCACGTTCTGGTGTCTACAGCCTGGCGCTAACGGTTTATAGTGATGCTGGCTCTTCTGGAGCCACATTGGCTGCTTGTGCTCGACTCAGATTGAACGGTCGCACTATCGCATCACCGAGTGAAAACAACAATCAAGACCAGGAGGACAGCACTAGCGCTCTGCTAGTAGTGCAGCTGCGTGCAGGGGACAAGGTCGATGTTGCTCTTCCAGCTGGCTGCTCTTTGTGTGACAATAGCAACCACTACAATACTTTCACCGGGTTCCTGCTCTATGCAACTGATTGA
- the aadac gene encoding arylacetamide deacetylase — MRSKGVFVLVILGALTAYYVYSPIPNNIEERWKLMLADSFFKSLSQLAELSERMGLLDYMKVMMFITFAERVVPVSDERVQVSDENFDGVEVIVYQPTQQEQSGELRRAIIYLHGGGWCLGSSRMGPYDLLARHMVTELNAVIVSVEYRLAPAYHFPAQFEDVYRVVKYLLHVDVLKSYHINPERIAVSGDSAGGNLAAAVAQQLQKDPEQHVQLKAQALIYPVLQALDLNTPSYQQNQHMPILPRTLMVRFWSEYFTSDKSFLRAMMANRHNNHESAALLKFVNWSSYLPDSYRQTYNYSAPPVVTGKSSVHPVGPHQLLADPRASPLLVPDTALRFLPKAYVLTCEYDVLRDDGLMYVTRLRNAGVDVTHEHYPGGFHGALMFITWPTDFDIGHRMVDNFVSWLKLNL; from the exons ATGCGGTCTAAAGGAGTGTTTGTGCTTGTTATTCTGGGCGCGTTAACAGCTTATTACGTTTATTCACCAATCCCGAATAACATAGAGGAGAGATGGAAACTAATGCTCGCTGACTCTTTCTTCAAAAGTTTAAGCCAGTTG GCAGAACTGAGTGAGCGGATGGGACTGCTGGACTACATGAAAGTTATGATGTTCATCACCTTTGCAGAGCGAGTAGTACCTGTGTCAGATGAGAGGGTGCAAGTGTCAGATGAGAATTTTGATGGGGTAGAGGTGATTGTGTATCAGCCAACCCAGCAAGAACAATCAGGAGAGCTAAGAAGAGCCATCATTTACCTGCATGGAGGAGGATGGTGTCTTGGCAGCTCCC GTATGGGCCCATATGATCTGCTAGCCAGGCACATGGTTACAGAGCTCAACGCAGTTATCGTATCTGTAGA GTATCGTCTTGCCCCAGCTTATCATTTTCCTGCCCAATTTGAGGATGTGTACCGTGTGGTGAAGTACTTACTTCATGTTGATGTTCTGAAGAGCTACCATATCAATCCAGAACGAATTGCTGTGTCTGGAGACAGTGCAGGAGGAAACCTTGCAGCTGCAGTGGCTCAGCAG TTGCAGAAGGACCCAGAACAGCATGTCCAGTTAAAGGCCCAAGCTCTAATCTACCCTGTTCTGCAAGCCTTGGACCTGAACACTCCCTCCTACCAGCAGAACCAGCACATGCCTATACTGCCCCGCACTCTGATGGTGAGGTTTTGGAGCGAGTACTTCACCAGCGATAAGTCGTTTTTGAGAGCCATGATGGCAAACAGACACAATAACCATGAATCAGCTGCTTTACTTAAGTTTGTCAATTGGAGTTCATACTTACCCGATTCATATCGGCAGACGTACAATTACAGTGCTCCACCTGTGGTCACCGGAAAAAGTTCAGTGCATCCTGTTGGTCCTCATCAATTGCTTGCAGATCCACGAGCCTCGCCATTACTGGTGCCAGACACAGCCTTGCGTTTCCTGCCTAAAGCTTATGTGTTGACCTGCGAGTATGATGTACTGCGCGATGATGGCTTGATGTATGTCACACGTTTGCGTAATGCTGGAGTTGATGTCACACATGAACATTACCCCGGTGGATTTCATGGTGCACTAATGTTCATCACGTGGCCCACAGACTTTGATATTGGACACAGGATGGTGGATAACTTTGTATCATGGCTTAAACTGAATCTATAA